The sequence CATTTTCATAGATATTAGGTAATATTCATCTACTTAAAGTATTATTTAGACAGGATTTGAGAACACTATGTAAGACTGGACACAAAACAACCTGAGGATTTATAAAAGCTGCAAATTCGTTGTAATATTAAATTAAACCAGCAAACAACTATTGGTCTATTATTTAGCATTTCCTTTATAAAAACTCTAATTAATTAAAAGGATGTTTCTTCAACGGTTTCTTTCAGTTGTTGCATATTTTTAGGTGCAAGTGTTTCTTCTGTATTTATTTTCTTTAAAACAACACAAGGATTACCTGCAGCAACTACATTTGCTGGTAACGATTTTGTTACTACTGAATTTGCTCCTATAATAGTGTTTTCGCCAATACTTACTCCTTTTAATATAACCGTATTTACACCAAGCCATACATTATCATTTATTAGAACTTCTTGTGTTTGTCCTGCGCGTGGATCATCAAGATGCCAGTCTCCATCTGTAATAATTGTATTGGCACCTGATTTGACATTATTCTTTATAATAATAGATTTAAATGCTCCGATGGTTGTTCCACTAAATCCACAATTGTCGCCAATCGAAATCTTCGCTTTCCGGTTTTGAGTTGATAAGATACATGGATGGTTTATTCCGATTAAGTTATGTCTTGAACTCATTGAGAAATAGCATCCTTCTCCAATTTTAATATTGCTGCTTGGTAAACGTTTTACTATTATTGGCCCATCGAATTTAATTCTCAGAGAAAAATTAATACCCCACCATTTGAGTTTGATAACATTTCGGATGTAATATACTGATATAATAAGTTTCTTTATTATTTCATCGAAGTAGTGTGCATAATGCTTTACGTTCAACGTTTCCATGTTATACGTGACTTGTGTGTTGATTTTTTTTATAACTTTTTGAGAATAAGATTACTTGATAAAATTCTTTCATTTTAAAACTCAAGTATATACTATTATTTGTCATTGTTCTTACTCTCTGAGACAAGCATGCCCCAATACAAAGCCAAAAAAGAATATAATCGATTGAATAACTTGGTAGTCCGAAAGGATACATCAGTACAAATCGTTCAAGGATAATAAATGCACATATAATTGTTAGGTTATTTTTTGTTCTGAAAAAACCTAAGAACATAGCTCTAATACCAATAATCATCAAAGGAATAAGACCAATCAATCCGGTTTTTAGTATTATTTGCAGATAACCGGACTCAACCTCAAGTCTGTGTCCGTAAGGAAATCGAAATACATTCTCATCTTCGTTGTATAGTTCCTGGAGAGTAATAAACCGGGGGCTGTAAGTTGTCCCTAATGCTCCTCGCCCAAACAATAAATCGGGCCATTTTGCAAAATCAAGTACAAAATCCTCAAAAACCATGATTCTCGTATCAGAATTTAAATTGTCCTTTTCATACGATTTAATATTTTCTACTATTCTAGGATCAGAGAAGTGTTTGCTCAGCCGACCTGAATAGATGTACATAAAACAACAAAAGATTATTGATACGCTAATAATTCCTGCAATTTTAATAGATATGTTCGCAATACTAGTTAAGTTATTATCAATTCTGAATATTGAGATAATGACCAAATAATAGAATAATTTTACGAACTGGTTGCGCTCACTGGTAATAACAAAAAATAGCATTGCAACTCCAACTGCCAGATAGGTGTAAATAACATACTCTTTTTCAAGTTTATCTTTGTTTAGAAGAAAGAGCGGAAGTATATAAGTTAAATGCCATAAATAATTACGATCAAAAATGAATAGGGAAGGACTTAGTACTAAAAAAATTACAATTAAAATTTTAGAGAACTGCCACAAAGAAATAAGTATTTTGAGATTGCCTCCCCAATACACAAAAAATGGAGCTAATAATGCTGCCGAATAGAGTTTTCCTCCAAGAAACCTGGGTATTGTTGTGAAATTGCTAAATGGAATACTGATTGACCTGAGTATACAAACAATGAACCATATTAAAAGTATTCCTATTAAGATGTTATCTTCTGCACTAAAACATGCAGAATTAACAACTGGGAATTTAATTAAACCAACAATTATTATCAGGTATGATATTGTGTTAAAAAGCAGCTCATAATGGTGTGCATTTAAATGAACTCCCAAAATAAGCACAAAAGTTAGTATTAATGTACTACCATAAAGCAGAATAATGCTATTTCTAAAATAACCTACCACTTTCTCAACTGGTTTTAAGATTTTTTGTCAATACATGCTGCGGTATTTATTCTCCTGTCAGCGTTGTGTTTTTCCCGTTGTTTTCAATTACATCGGTAATACGATTAACAAATAGCGTGGCAGCCCTTGCAGCAAATGTTTTATTAGGGTGCGGATCGTCTGCCGAATTTGCATATTCAGGCTTCATATAATAATCACCTTCAGTTTCCAATTCACGAAAATCCCAGATAAAAATATTATCATTGTCATTATTCCATTCTGTTATTATCCAATTGCTAAAAAGATTTGCCGTTTTTGCTGCTTCTTCCGTAGTTGCATTTTTAACTAAAGCAGGAGGGGTCCACACAATAAACTTTGTGTCTGAAAACTCATGCATTTTCTTTTTAAGTGCTCTGTACTGTAATTTGTAATTTTCAAGAGTTTTAATATTTGAATCAATGTTTGATTCACTATTAGATTTTAATATATCGGATACCGGAAAACAGTGTTTCCAAATAATTACATCGTAAGATTTGGAAAGTAGTTCTAACGTAGGTTCTTCCTGATACAGTGAGTCGCCTGCATGCTTAACCCAAATGTTATAATAATCATACGGGTAATTTTTCCAACCATATGGTTCCTTCTTAGGGAAGTTTTGCGCGTAAAATTTATACTGGGTATTATTCTGTATGTTGTACTTTCGAATTAACCTTGTTACATCTCCTTTTTGTGTTAATTTATACCAGATTTTATTCTGCTTTCCTTTTATAATATTTTTACCAGTGCTGTGATGCAAAAAAAGGATTTTAGTACTCTCATTATTTTCCATATAATAATCATTTTTACAATCAACTAATAGCACCATGGTAATGAGTAGTAGCCAAAGTGTATTTTTTTTCATTAAATAATAATTTAACAAATACTTTTTTAAGAGTTATTCTCCATGTTTTTATACCAACAGATCGGGGGAAAAGGAGAAGAAAATTGATAAAATTCGTTTTCTCTTTTAACGGTTTAAAGATGGAACAGGTAGAATATTTTTTAAGTAATAGTATAAAAAGTATTGGTTCCTTATAAAAAACTAAACCATCCCCATTTTTTTGACCCAAATGCTTCTTCAAACGAAATGCAGGAATTCTCCTCCGAAAGCTCCAAACTATATTGATGCGGAGCATCACATATATCCTCTATAGCGTAAGGAAAATTATAAAAAGTTGGACAGTCATCCGCCCCCAGCATTAATTCGGTAACATTGCCTACAAATACATAAGAATTACAAATGGTATTTTGTCCGACTGGAAGTATGTCGAGTATCCCGTCTTCATATAATCTTATTTCTCCAATTATCTCCAATTCAGGATTGATTAAATGATATGTCCCTGGAACAAGAGCAATAGATCCCATTAAACTGCACCACTGCCAACTATTTGCTGTTGGGAACAACAAATTACCCTCACTAACAGCATGATTAATTTGTCCAGATGCATCTTGATAATAGACTTTCACAACAAAGTCTTTTTCATTGCAGCATTTGCCCCATGCAGTTTGTGTTCCTTCATCGGGGGAGTATACTACTGCCTGGGCAGCAATTATAGGTTCTGTCCAAGTGTCATCAAAAGGTAAGGAAAAAGATACACTTGTTAAGCCTCCTAAATTATCTTCTGATACTGGGAACTGTCCAAGTTTTATTGCTTTTTTGTTCTTTGGTAAATCCGCTATTGGCCCAACATAAAGATGAACTTCTTGGATTGCCCATTCATCATATGTTGTATAATGAACAGTGATTTGATCACCTTCAATAGTATAGGAAATCATTCCTGCATACATGTATTGCCCGGCTATCAGATCACATACTCCCATTCCTGCCGATTTAAGAGTTGTTTGAGAAGAGTCTTCAACTGCCGGCAATTCGTTTTTTAAACAGGAACTTAAAATAATTCCAATTCCTATCATTATCAACGACAGGCATTTCAAAAGATTAATTTTTGTTTTCATTGTTCTAGATTATAAGGTGAATAAATTAAATGATGATTTGTATAAGCAATTTATGATCGCTTTGTAGTTTCTCAGAAACACCAGAGAGCCAGATGACTGAAAATATGTTGTAAAAATCAGCGGATATTAATGATATCATAGATTCCTTAATCTTGTTGTTCAATAGGCTTAAGTAATCCAATAAACCATATTATACGTGAAAAAATGTGCTGTAAAACTACGCTGTAGAATTGATCTGATTCCACTTTATGGGCGTTGCAAAAAACTATGTTTGGTTTTCCCTAACTACTTTTACCTTTTTGCCAGCAGAATTGATTTTCAATCCTTTTGAAAACTCAATAAATTGTGGGATTTTGTGCCGATCAAGTTTTTGACTACAAAATGATTTCAGAATATCTTTAGTGATGTAGTTATTAGCATTTTCTTTCAAAACTATAGTTGCTTTAATAGCTTCACCGGTTATGTCATCTTCAATTGCTTCTATAGTACAGTCAACTACTTCGGGGAAAGAAACAAACACTTCTTCAATTTCTTTGGGACTAACTCGTTTACCTGATATCTTTATAATTTCTTTTTTACGTGCTGTTAGATAAATGTAACCTTCTGTATCAATTGTGCCAACATCTCCGGTAAACAGCCACCCATTTTTCAGGGTTTGTTTTGTACTTTCTGGATCTTTGTAATATCCCAGCATAACATTATCTCCTTTAGCAATGATTTCACCTATTTCACCAGCATTTATCTGTTTCCCTATTTCATTTACAACTTTTAACTGCACATTTGGAATCCCTTTCCCAATAGAACCTAATTTTTCTTTCAATAATTTGGGACTCAGGTATGACAGACGTGCAGTGGCTTCAGTTTGCCCGTACATAACATAGAAATCAATTTCGGGAAACGATTGATTAAATTCACTGATAAAACACTTATGTAATTTTCCACCTGCTTGTGTTACGTAGCGAAGGGTGGGGAATTGCATTTTTTTAAAACTATCTGATTTCCGTAGAAGAATCTGAAAATGACTTGGTACGCCAGCTAATCCGGTACATTTATATTTATTTATATCATTTATCACAGTTCCAAGGAGAATAAAATTATTGTTTAGCACAAGTGAACCTCCCACCCTTAAATGAGTATGGAGAAGTGAAAGTCCATAGCAATAATAGAAAGGGAGTACTACTTCAATTATATCCTTTTCTGAAAGTTTCAGGTATTCAATAATGGAGTTTGTGTTTGCTATAATATTCTTGTGGCTAAGAACTACCCCTTTTTGTTTACCTGTTGATCCTGATGTAAATATAATTTGAGCTGGAAGATCTGGATTAAAAGTATTTTTAATTTGAAATTCTGCTTGGTGCTCAATCAAATCTAAATACTCCTGCTCAGTAATTACATTTATTGATTCAAGGTTCAATTTGCTTGTAATTTTTTTTTCGGCAAAGCAAAGAACAGCTTCACATTGTTTTGCGATAAAATCGAAATTTTCTAACTCTATTGACGGGTTTAGAGGCACACAAACGTTACCAGATAACATTATTCCGAAATAACAAACCAGAAAAAAACGATTATTATTACTAACTAACAATATATTTTTTTGATTCCCATTTTTATCAGATAAATAGTTGGCCATTTTTAAACTTTGCTCATAGAGACTGGTAAATGATATTGTCTCTCTATTTCCGAGAACGAAGTCATTTTCAAGCCTTGCTGATTTCTCAAATAAATACTGAATTGCATTCATGACTTTTCTAAATAATAAATTGTCTTTATGAACTCGTGGAGGCAGTTGTAAAAGATTTATTCTATGTAGTGGATTGGTGACATTCTTAAGTACTCTGTAGTTTTAACTTTACGTTCAAAATTGGTAAAAATACTTACAATCTCATCTTCAGAATACCCCATTACAGTAGCAACTTCTATTGCCGGGTAATCATTTTCCCAGGCGTACCAAAGGGGATCCATATCCTCAAACGGAAGCTGATAAAAGAAATCTTCCTGGGTTTGTTCAGCCGAATAAGTATCGGTAGTAGGAATCCTATTTATTATCGCTTTTGGCACTCCAAAATAATGCGCAAGTTGATAAACCTGTGTTTTAAACAATTGTCCTATTGGCATTACATCAGCACCTCCATCTCCATATTTTACAAAAAATCCTTGCTGAACCTCGTGTTTATTTGGAGTACCTATAACAGCAAAATGATTTGCTTCGGCATGGTAATACAACATTGCCATTCGGCTTCGTTGTTTAAAATTTGAAGCGGCAACAATTTGCAGGTAAGCTTTTAAGGGTAACCTTTTACTTTCAATTTTTCCGTTTCTAAAATAAACGGTAACATAAAACATTGGCGGTAATTTCATATTAATTACCTGTTGTTTAATTTCAATTTTAAACTTGTCCTCTTCGGGGTTAAAATCAGCAATTACACTTTTCACCGCTTCGTCTCTTCTGACATAACAACCGAATCCATATAACGCAGCAGTCATGTCTTCCTCAATTGTTTGGATGCCAAACTTATCGGCTAATTCTAATGCAAGCTTTTTGCTATCCGGACTGGAATCGCGATCAGGCATCAATATCCCAAGCACATTGTTAGCTCCTAAGGCCTGGGCAGCAAGAGCAAGGGTTACTGCTGAGTCAATACCTCCACTAATACCAACAACACCTCCTTGTCTTCTGAGTACTTTATATACATCATTTTTTAAATTTTCAGTAATTTTTAATGCTGATTTTTCAACATCGGCCAGTTTTATTATGTCTTTTGAAAAAGCTTTTTTCTCTGTCATTATTTTAATCAATAAATTCATTTTCCGACCTGATTGTACATGGTATCAATTCACTCTTTTTCACATAAGTGAATTCTTTAATAAACAGTTTGTGTAATAACTGAGTGGAGAGTATTGCAGTAAGCGACATGTTGTCAATCTCAGAGCATTCTTTTTTTGAACTCATTTTATTCAATAATTTAGACACTGATTCCGAATTAAAAATCCCTGTACTTTCCAAGGCGTTTTTGCAAAGATTAGATTTTATGTAATCGGGGGCACTTTCCCCAAGAAAACTGTTTAATATGGGGGCCCGGTATGCCTGTTTCGACCTCTTTATAATTTCATCCGGTAAACGTCCTTTCATTACTGCTTTTAATAACACTTTTTCATTCAATCCTTTCAATTTGTATTCTGGAGGTAATGAACAACAGAATTCAACTAGACGATGATCGAGAAAAGGATACCTGCCTTCAACCGAATTTGCCATTCCCATTCGATCTCCCTGCGATGACAATAAGTATCCTGATAGAAAAACTATTGTTTCTAAATATTGAGCTTTTGCCAATGAATCCATATTTTTCATTTCCCCGTTCAGGTTTTTTAAAATTGCTGAATATGGATTAAAAGAGGATAGTTTTTCAAGAATATTAGGATGAAGATGCCGGTTAATAATTGATGAATTTCTCCATCTTAATAAATGAGAATAGATTGGTGAATCTGTTTCTAAAAGTTTATAACCAAAAAATAGTTTAAGAACATTTGGACTTGCACTTTGTAATGCCGGAATATATGGATATAACTTTTTTAAAAGTAGAGGACGGATATTGGAATCGGGGAATTTAGACCAAAAATGCCGAATCTGATTTTCCTTAAAGATATTATATCCAGCCAATAGTTCGTCTGCACCTTCGCCTGTTATTACAACCTTTATATTGTTTTCTTTCACTTTTTTCGATAGGGAAAACATAGGCGAAGGCGAAGTTCTTAGTAAAGGCATTTCGCAGTGCCATATTACTTTGGGAAAATTTTCAGCAACTTCATTTGGTGTACATTTAAAGCTGGTATGTTTTGTTTTAAAATAGGCTGATGCTAAATTTTGGAAATGCGATTCATCAAATTCTTTCTCCGTAAAACCAATCGAAAAAGTTTGTAATATATCGGGGCTTATCTCTTTGATGTAGGCAGTTGTAGCACTAGAGTCGATACCGCCGCTTAGGTACGCAGCAACCGGGACATCTGCGCGTAAGCGAATTTTTATTGAATCACGAAAAAGCTCATTAAATTCAGCTTGTGCTTCTTCAAAACTACCCTGGTAATAATGTCCTTCGGTTGCAAAATTTAGCTCCCAATACTTTTGTATTATAATCTTTCCGTTTTTGTATTTTATAAAATGTCCGGGTGGACACTCTTTTATACCTTCAAATACTGTATTCGGTGAGATGGTTGTCCAGAATGTAAATGTTTCAGCTATTCCTTCAACCGATATTTTACGCTTAACTTCTGGATGTTCAAAGATTGCTTTTATTTCTGATCCATAGACGAACAGGTTTGTAGCGTTGTAATAAAACAATGGCCGTATTCCAATCCTGTCTCGGGCTAAAAATATTTCCTTTTTGCGTTTATCCCAAATCGAAAATGCAAATTGACCATTTAATTTTGAGAGACATTTTTCACCATACTCCTCATATAGGTGAATAATGACTTCGGTATCAGAATGTGTCCTAAAAAAATGGCCTTTTGATTTT comes from uncultured Draconibacterium sp. and encodes:
- the asnB gene encoding asparagine synthase (glutamine-hydrolyzing), which encodes MCGIAGYFDSANLAKPIIVNRMLSRIQHRGPDECGIYLNEHIGFGNVRLSIIDIENGKQPLPNEDKSLWIVFNGEIFNYVELRRELKSKGHFFRTHSDTEVIIHLYEEYGEKCLSKLNGQFAFSIWDKRKKEIFLARDRIGIRPLFYYNATNLFVYGSEIKAIFEHPEVKRKISVEGIAETFTFWTTISPNTVFEGIKECPPGHFIKYKNGKIIIQKYWELNFATEGHYYQGSFEEAQAEFNELFRDSIKIRLRADVPVAAYLSGGIDSSATTAYIKEISPDILQTFSIGFTEKEFDESHFQNLASAYFKTKHTSFKCTPNEVAENFPKVIWHCEMPLLRTSPSPMFSLSKKVKENNIKVVITGEGADELLAGYNIFKENQIRHFWSKFPDSNIRPLLLKKLYPYIPALQSASPNVLKLFFGYKLLETDSPIYSHLLRWRNSSIINRHLHPNILEKLSSFNPYSAILKNLNGEMKNMDSLAKAQYLETIVFLSGYLLSSQGDRMGMANSVEGRYPFLDHRLVEFCCSLPPEYKLKGLNEKVLLKAVMKGRLPDEIIKRSKQAYRAPILNSFLGESAPDYIKSNLCKNALESTGIFNSESVSKLLNKMSSKKECSEIDNMSLTAILSTQLLHKLFIKEFTYVKKSELIPCTIRSENEFID
- the nadE gene encoding NAD(+) synthase, whose translation is MTEKKAFSKDIIKLADVEKSALKITENLKNDVYKVLRRQGGVVGISGGIDSAVTLALAAQALGANNVLGILMPDRDSSPDSKKLALELADKFGIQTIEEDMTAALYGFGCYVRRDEAVKSVIADFNPEEDKFKIEIKQQVINMKLPPMFYVTVYFRNGKIESKRLPLKAYLQIVAASNFKQRSRMAMLYYHAEANHFAVIGTPNKHEVQQGFFVKYGDGGADVMPIGQLFKTQVYQLAHYFGVPKAIINRIPTTDTYSAEQTQEDFFYQLPFEDMDPLWYAWENDYPAIEVATVMGYSEDEIVSIFTNFERKVKTTEYLRMSPIHYIE
- a CDS encoding AMP-binding protein, whose protein sequence is MNAIQYLFEKSARLENDFVLGNRETISFTSLYEQSLKMANYLSDKNGNQKNILLVSNNNRFFLVCYFGIMLSGNVCVPLNPSIELENFDFIAKQCEAVLCFAEKKITSKLNLESINVITEQEYLDLIEHQAEFQIKNTFNPDLPAQIIFTSGSTGKQKGVVLSHKNIIANTNSIIEYLKLSEKDIIEVVLPFYYCYGLSLLHTHLRVGGSLVLNNNFILLGTVINDINKYKCTGLAGVPSHFQILLRKSDSFKKMQFPTLRYVTQAGGKLHKCFISEFNQSFPEIDFYVMYGQTEATARLSYLSPKLLKEKLGSIGKGIPNVQLKVVNEIGKQINAGEIGEIIAKGDNVMLGYYKDPESTKQTLKNGWLFTGDVGTIDTEGYIYLTARKKEIIKISGKRVSPKEIEEVFVSFPEVVDCTIEAIEDDITGEAIKATIVLKENANNYITKDILKSFCSQKLDRHKIPQFIEFSKGLKINSAGKKVKVVRENQT
- a CDS encoding acyltransferase translates to METLNVKHYAHYFDEIIKKLIISVYYIRNVIKLKWWGINFSLRIKFDGPIIVKRLPSSNIKIGEGCYFSMSSRHNLIGINHPCILSTQNRKAKISIGDNCGFSGTTIGAFKSIIIKNNVKSGANTIITDGDWHLDDPRAGQTQEVLINDNVWLGVNTVILKGVSIGENTIIGANSVVTKSLPANVVAAGNPCVVLKKINTEETLAPKNMQQLKETVEETSF